The nucleotide sequence TAGAAAGTAAAGGGCTTATCCGCCGTGATCCTACAAAGCCGCGTGCCATTGAAATTTTGGACCAGGAAGAGATGAACATCGCGAAACAAGGTGTCATTCATGTTCCGTTAATCGGTAAAGTTACAGCTGGTCTGCCTATTTCAGCAATCGAGGATATTCAGGAATATTTCCCGTTGCCGGATGCTTACGGTTCACCGGAAGAGGAATTGTTTATGCTTGAAATTATGGGAGAATCCATGATTGAAGCCGGTATTTTAAATGGGGATTATGTTATCGTTAAAAAAACGTCTACTGCGAACAACGGAGAGATTGTCGTAGCAATGACGGAAGACGATGAAGCGACTGTCAAGCGCTTTTACAAAGAAAAAACTCATTTCCGTCTACAGCCTGAAAATAGCTCAATGGAGCCAATCATTGTCAACCAAGTTTCTATTTTAGGTAAAGTAGTCGGCCTCTATCGAAATATCCATTAATTATAAGCTTGCCATTCTAATAGAATCGGCAAGTTTTTTATTTTCAAAATAAAAAGCCCAGCCGTGAACGACTGAGCCTTTCGTTATTTATTGCATGCTTCTACAAAACTATAAAATAAGCGCTGTGCATAAACATCCCCGTTCGGAGCTAATTCTTCAGGATGCCATTGCACCGCGACACAATATGGATGCGAATCATGTTCAATTCCTTCAATGATGCCGTCCTTAGCAACAGCCGAAACTAAGAGCCCTTCCCCGAGCTTTCCAACCGATTGATGATGAAATGTATTGACACGGAATGAGTCTTCTTTAAAAATTTCTTTAAATTTAGGCGTCTTTACTTCAACGGTATGTGCTAACTCCCCACGCTTTGAAGGTTGTTTATGTAAAATTGTGTTTTCTACTTGTGATGGAATATCCTGAATGATCGTCCCCCCAAATGCAACATTCATAATCTGTTGTCCGCGGCAAATACCGAGAACAGGCATTTGTCTTTTATAGGCTTCATTCATTAATAAAAGATCGCTGTCATCACGTTTTCGTACAACACTTCCGATATGACGGTGCGGTTCTTCATTAAACAACAGTGGATCTATATCCGCTCCACCAATTAATACGAGGCCATCAATTAGATTTAATAATGCATCCACGTTTTCTTCTGTAGCATTCGGTATACAGATTGGAATACCTCCCGCTTGTTCAATTGAAGTTAAATATGCGTTGTTGATATCCAATTTCTTGTCAAAATCATACATTGTTAATCCAATAATCGGTTTCATTCTTTTTATCCCCTTATTATTTATAGATAATTCCAATAATTTAAATTATACTATTTCGCTACACTAAATGACTACAAAAATAAAAAGGATTGCACAATCGCAACCCTTTCATCCTTAAACAATTTCCATTTGCTTTATAAAATATTGTTTTATTTCTTTCCAGTTATGAACACGCATGAAACCTTCTTCCGACCGATTGTACGGCATCGAATACAATATGCCTGTTCCTTTAAATGCTGCGAGTTGGCGTGGGCTATCATCAATTAAATAATCGGTATGTATTACCGCTTTATTTCCGCAAAACACAATGTTCTGTGTTTTAATAAATGGTAAATGCTCCATCAACCAATCGTATTTCGCTGTAAATGAACCCGGTACATCCATTGCAGCTGTCGCAATAAAAATTTCATAATGCTCCTGCAGTTCTTGAATGACTTCAATTGCATCTACATCCAGTACTTTTAAATCTCTGAAATAGTCTGGCTCATTTAATAAAGCAAATAATTTCTTCGCATCTTCTCGAGGCAAATCACGCTGTGTCGTCAGAAGAAACTCTTCATCTGTAAAATTTGTTCCGAAATTCTCGTTATATGTAACACGTAATTTCGAATAAAAGTCAGCTAGCACCTGGTCCATATCGATAGCAATACTTTTTTTCATGTAATAAGCCTCCTTGAAATTTCCTGATTTTAGTTTATACAATTGTATTGTGAAAAAACAAGGTATAACTCTTTACATTAACAACGTACATATTTACGTTTAAAACCGATTCGCCCTTTTTCCACCTGTTTTTCTATTTCCGCATATGCATGAAGCAAACCTGGTTTTTTCCCTTCCCGTTTCGTTTCAATTGGTCCAATTTCATTAGCAATTTGCACTGCCTCATCATGTAAAGGTTTAAATGAAACACCGACTGTCATGACAAAATTGTTCATCGCCACCTGTGTGCGCTGCGGTGCTTGACGGATATTTTGTTTTACATACCCAAGCATATCCATTAACTTTTCCTTTGAAAATTCCTCATCCTTACGATTTCCGAGAAGCCAGCAGTAACAATGCCAACCTGCCGACATTTTCAGATCCTCACCACTGGCAATCCATTTATCGCTAACTTCTTGCGCAATATCGGATTCCGACAGTGTCACTGCAACAACATAATCGGAAATCATATAGAAATAGGCCTGCTCCATCCAGCGGTCATAATCTTCCTCAGTCATTGCTTTCGGATCCGCAATAACTCCTGCAAAATACATTGCATCATAGTTGCCTGTAGCATAGAGCTGTTCAGCCAGTTCCTGATCTTTTTTTATTTGTTTTACATACGGTTTCATCGAGCCAATCGTTACACCGAACACCGGCTCCTTTGCCCCATTGGACATATAAATCTTTTTTGTACGCTCTTTCCCAAGCGCTTCTAACTCCTGCATCATTGTATCGAGTTTCATAATTTCCTCCTTTTATATTAATAAAATTATTTGTCTCTTACTATTATATGATTTAATCGCCCAACTTACCTAGCGTTCTTCTTAAATTAACTTGCTAGTTATATATTTCATTTTAAACATTATTTACGGCATATATACGGCTACAAACACTAAAGCTTTAGTATCCTTTTATAGTTGCCCCACACTTTTAAATTTAATAAAAAAATTGGCAAATTATTTAGCCGAATAATAAAACAGCCTCTGAACAGAATAATCTCAGGAGGTGATATTGATGTCAAAAAATAAAAACAACATCAATAATAAAAACGTCGAATTCGGTATGGAAACGGACGTTAATCAAGTAAAGCGACAAAACCAGCAAGCTGAAGCTAAAAAGCAACAGTCTTCCGGTTTGTTTGCTAACAGCGGTTTACAAAAGCAATCAAGTTCATTAAATGCTGAATTTGGTATGGAAACTAACGTAAACCAAGTGAAGCGACAAAACCAGCAAGCTGAAGCTAAAAAGCAACAGTCTTCCGGTTTGTTTGCTAACAGCGGTTTACAAAAGCAATCAAGTTCATTGAATGCTGAATTTGGTATGGAAACTAACGTAAACCAAGTGAAACGACAAAACCAGCAAGCTGAAGCTAAAAAGCAACAGTCTTCCGGTTTGTTCGCAAACAGCGGTTTACAGAAGAAGCTTTCTTCAATGAGCGCTGAGTTTGGCATGGAAACAGATGTTAACCAAGTAAAACAACAAAACCAGCAAGCCGAAGCTAAAAAACAACAAGCATCAGGTCAATTTGGTAAGAACAAATTCCAAAACGGCAATAAATAATAATATTGAACCGGCAATTTCTATTGCCGGTTTTTTGTTATATTATGTTGGTTATAATTTTTAATAATATGTATACATAGACAAAAAAGCGCCGGAGTTTGTGCTCCAGCGCTTTCTCTTAGTACATTTTCATATATTGGTCGCGTTCCCACTGATGGACAGTTGAACGGTACATGTCGAACTCGATTTCTTTTGCTTCTTTAAAGTTAGCATAAATGTGATTCCCTAATGCTCGTTGAACAACTTCATCTTTTGCAAGTAAGTTTAAAGCATCGTCTAAAGCTGCAGGCAAGTTATCGATGCCGTTTGCTTTACGCTCTTCTTCGCTCATTACATAAATGTTGCGGTTAATTGCTGGTGGTGGCGTTGATTTTTTGCGAATCCCTTCCAGACCAGCCTCTAAAATAACTGCCATCGCCAAATATGGATTTGCTGATGGGTCTACCGAACGAACTTCTACACGTGTTGAAACTCCGCGAGAAGAAGGAATACGGATTAATGGTGAACGGTTTTGTGCAGACCATGCTACGTAACATGGTGCTTCATAACCTGGTACTAAACGTTTATAAGAGTTTACAGTCGGGTTTGTAATTGCAGTAAAGCCTTGAACATGATCAAGTACACCTGCCATGAATTGCATCGCTGTTTCAGAAAGACCTAACTCAGTAGACTCATCATAAAAGGCATTTTCTTTTCCTTTAAATAATGAAACGTTGAAGTGCATTCCTGAGCCAGCTTCACCGAATAAAGGTTTTGGCATGAATGTAGCGTGTAAACCGTGTTTACGTGCAATTGTTTTAACAACTAATTTAAATGTTTGGATATTGTCGCAAGCTGTAATAGCATCCGCATATTTAAAGTCAATTTCATGTTGTCCCGGTGCAACCTCATGGTGAGATGCTTCAATTTCAAAGCCCATTTCTTCTAGTTCCAATACGATATCGCGACGGCAGTTTTCACCTAAATCTGTAGGTGCCAAGTCGAAATATCCGCCATGGTCATTTACTTCCAAGCTTGGCTCGCCTTTTGCATCAAGTTTAAATAAGAAAAACTCTGGTTCTGGCCCTAAGTTGAAATCTGTGAATCCTAGCTCTTTCATTTCCTTTAATACACGTTTCAGGTTGTTACGTGGATCGCCTGCAAATGGTGTGCCGTTAGGATTGTAAATATCACAGATTAAGCGTGCTACTTTCCCTTTTTCAGCTGTCCACGGGAAAATCATGAATGAATCATAATCCGGATATAAGTACATATCTGATTCTTCAATACGTACAAAACCTTCGATTGATGAACCATCAAACATCATTTTATTGTCCAATGCTTTATCTAGTTGGCTTACAGGAATTTCTACGTTTTTAATTGTTCCTAAAATATCTGTAAACTGTAAACGAATGAATTTTACTTGTTGTTCTTCTACTAGACGTTTAATATCGTCTTTTGTATATTTGCCCACTAAATTCCACACTCCTAAATTTGTTCAGTACCGATTTTACTCGATCTTTTATAATTTACGCGCTATTGGTAAAAGCGCGATAAATCCCCTTGGCGAATCGATGTTTTTTGCATACGTTGTGCTTGACGCATTTCTTCACGTAAAATTTTACGTAAATCCGAATCGGAAATTTCCTTGCTCGCTTTTTGGGCTTCAGGGTCATTTTTCAATGCAAATACTTTTTTGATCCCCGCCATATTAATGCCTTGCTCAAGCATATCCTTGATTTCCAGTAAAGTATCGACATCATTTAAAGAAAACATGCGTCGATTTCCTTCTGTCCGGTGTGGCTGAATTAAATCATGCTCTTCATAATAACGGATTTGCCTTGCTGTCAGATCCGTTAATTGCATGACGATACTTATCGATAATAGTGGCATTGAACGTCGAATTTCACTACTCATTTAATTCACCTCCCTTACCGCTATATTACGACTTGTTATTTACAATGTCAAATGTATGTCAGAAAAACTCACATTACTTTTGTAAACGAGCAAATAGTTGACAGAATAAAGCAAATTTTATGCACAATAAAAATCGCCCAATAAATGGACGATTCCTAATTATTATTTTAGTTTTTGTACTGCGGAACAAATGGCATATTTTACATGTTCATATGTTAAGCCGCCTTGGATAAATGCAGTAAAGGGAGGACGGATTGGGCCGTCTGCTGTTAATTCAATACTTGATCCCTGGACAAACGTACCTGCCGCCATAATGACATCATCCTCATAACCAGGCATATAGGCAGGTTCCGGCGCAAAGTGAGCGTTAATAGGTGAAGCAGCTTGAATTTCACGACAGAATGCTACCATTTGTTCAGCCGTTTGGAATGAGACTGATTGAATGAGATCCGTGCGAACATCTGTGTAATGCGGAGAAGTCGTCATACCGATTTCTCCAAGCATTGCTGATGTAAAAATTGCACCCTTTAAACTTTGCGCAACGATATGTGGTGCCATAAAGAAGCCCTGGTAAAAATCTGCCAGCGTATTTAACGAAGCCCCTGCCTCTGCACCGATTCCCGGTGATGTCATACGATATGCACATTTTTCCACTAAATCCGCGCGACCTGCAATATATCCGCCGATTTTTGCAAAGCCCCCACCCGGATTTTTGATTAATGAACCGGCCATTAAGTCAACTCCAACTTCTGTCGGCTCAAGCAACTCCACAAATTCACCGTAGCAGTTATCGACAAAAATAATGGCGTCTGGTGCGATTGCCCTTACTTTTACAACCATTTCAGCAATTTGTTCAACCGTAAATGACGGGCGCGTCGCATAGCCTTTTGACCGCTGGATCGCAATCATTTTCGTATTTTCGTTTACTGCCTGTATTACACCTTCCCAATCAATTTCCTTGTTTTCAATTAAATCTACATGGGAATAGCCGATTTTATAGTCCTTCAAGGAACCTGTATCTTTTTCGCCCCCGTCAACGATCGACTGAAGTGTGTCATATGGTTTGCCTGTAATATAGACCAATTCATCACCAGGACGTAATACACCGAATAAACTTAATGTAATTGCATGTGTACCTGAAATGATTTGGGGACGTACGATAGCTGCCTCTGCCCCGAAAGTTTGCGCATATACACGCTCTAAATTATCACGGCCTTCATCATCATAGCCATATCCTGTTGAAGGATGCAGATGAAAGTCACTTACTTGATTTTCTCGAAAAGCTGCCAGCACCTTTTGCTGATTATAAAACGCACGTTCATCCACTTCCTGATGATAAGTGCGGACTTTTTCTTCCACTTTAGCTGCAAGCGTTAATGTTTCAGCTGTTAATATTGATTGAAATGCCATTTTTACTACTCCATTCTATTCAAACTGTATCCATTATACATGAAAAAAAATAGTTTTGACGAATGTTTGAAAAACTGCTATTGTCATGGTCGAAAGGACATTAAGGGAGAGATGTTTATGGCTTGGGAAGTATTTAGTTTGATCGGAACAATCGCCTTTGCCGTTTCCGGGGCCATTGTGGCAATGGAAGAAGAGTATGATTTATTCGGGGTGTACATATTAGGGATTGTCACAGCTTTTGGTGGTGGTGCCATTCGAAATATTCTGATTGGTCTGCCTGTATCGACATTATGGAACCAGGAGTTTTTGTTTCAAATTGCTCTTTTGGCGATTACGATTTTCTTTTTAATTCCGCATCATTTAATTAAACATTGGAATCGCTGGGGAAATGTGACTGATGCAATCGGCTTATCCGCCTTTGCCATTCAAGGAGCAATGCATGCGGTCCATCAGGATTTACCGATTGTAGCTGTAATTGTAGCGGCAGTGTTGACAGGTGCCGGAGGAGGGATTGTTCGGGACTTGCTTGCAGGCAGAAGACCCATTATATTACGACACGAAATTTATGGGGTTTGGGCAGCCAGTGCAGGATTTATAATCGGCCTTGAAATTTTTGCGGGCGATCTGTTTTTATATATACTGTTTGTTATCATTACCTTCCTGCGCATATGTTCATATACAAAAGGCTGGAGCCTGCCATCGAAAAAAATCCATTATACAAGGTAGCATAAATTCAGGGAGTGTCGAATCTATAGACACTCCCTTTCTCTTGGAAATTATTTAAATTCTAATTCTCCATCATAGGCCATCATTCCACCATCTAAATTCGTTACATCAAAACCTTGCTCTGCCAGATATTCGCATGCATTTGCACTGCGTACGCCGCCTTTACATACGACGATATAGGATTTTGAATTGTCCAGTTCATTAGTACGTTCAGGGATTGAGCCAAGTGGAATATGTACAGCACCTGGAATCATTCCGTGTTCCACTTCAAAATCTTCACGAACATCGATTACATTTAAATCTTCATTTGCATCGAGTAAGTTGATCAGTTCATCTGTTGTCATCGTTTTCATCAAAAATCCTCCAATACTTATAGCATCTTAGTCATTATAATCAATCAGACCAAAATTCGCTACAAGTTTGGCTGTGTTGTTACTCTTCTTCCGATAAAGCTACATTTTTGGACGGTACAAAAGTTGAAATTGCATGCTTGTAAATTAGCTGCTGTTTTCCTTCCGACTCCAATAGTACGGTAAAATTATCATATGATTTTATAAGTCCTTTTAATTGGAAGCCATTTAACAAAAATACCGTTACAAAAACATTATTTTTACGTAAATTGTTTAAAAAAGTATCCTGCAAATTAATCGATTTCATCGTTGTTCAATCTCCCTTACCATAAAATACATGCAATAGTTACCTATTCGTTATGCGGACAAAATTCCCCTTTAATTTTAATGATTTTCAAATAAACTTTTTATTTTACTCCAATCATTTCCGATCCACGCAATATCCATTTTGTTTCGGAAATAGGTAAGCTGGCGTTTTGCATAGCGTCTGGAATTTTGTTTAATCTGTTCCACTGCTTCATCAAGTGAAACAAGTCCATCGAAATGAGCGTACAATTCTTTATAGCCGATAGCTTTAATCGCCTGAACATCACGTATCCCCGCATCATATAGCGCCCGAACTTCCTCAACAAGACCTGCTTCCATCATCAAATCCACACGTAAATTAATTCTTTCATATAACTTTTCACGGTCCATATCCAACCCGATGATTAAATGGTTGTATAATGGAATGTCCCCTCGATTGAATTGCTCTTCCGCTCGTGAAACCCCTGCGAGTTCTGCCATTTCCAG is from Solibacillus isronensis and encodes:
- the lexA gene encoding transcriptional repressor LexA, which translates into the protein MTQKISKRQQAILTFIKEEVRAKGYPPSVREIGEAVGLASSSTVHGHLARLESKGLIRRDPTKPRAIEILDQEEMNIAKQGVIHVPLIGKVTAGLPISAIEDIQEYFPLPDAYGSPEEELFMLEIMGESMIEAGILNGDYVIVKKTSTANNGEIVVAMTEDDEATVKRFYKEKTHFRLQPENSSMEPIIVNQVSILGKVVGLYRNIH
- a CDS encoding gamma-glutamyl-gamma-aminobutyrate hydrolase family protein — translated: MKPIIGLTMYDFDKKLDINNAYLTSIEQAGGIPICIPNATEENVDALLNLIDGLVLIGGADIDPLLFNEEPHRHIGSVVRKRDDSDLLLMNEAYKRQMPVLGICRGQQIMNVAFGGTIIQDIPSQVENTILHKQPSKRGELAHTVEVKTPKFKEIFKEDSFRVNTFHHQSVGKLGEGLLVSAVAKDGIIEGIEHDSHPYCVAVQWHPEELAPNGDVYAQRLFYSFVEACNK
- a CDS encoding 5' nucleotidase, NT5C type; the protein is MKKSIAIDMDQVLADFYSKLRVTYNENFGTNFTDEEFLLTTQRDLPREDAKKLFALLNEPDYFRDLKVLDVDAIEVIQELQEHYEIFIATAAMDVPGSFTAKYDWLMEHLPFIKTQNIVFCGNKAVIHTDYLIDDSPRQLAAFKGTGILYSMPYNRSEEGFMRVHNWKEIKQYFIKQMEIV
- a CDS encoding DNA alkylation repair protein, producing the protein MKLDTMMQELEALGKERTKKIYMSNGAKEPVFGVTIGSMKPYVKQIKKDQELAEQLYATGNYDAMYFAGVIADPKAMTEEDYDRWMEQAYFYMISDYVVAVTLSESDIAQEVSDKWIASGEDLKMSAGWHCYCWLLGNRKDEEFSKEKLMDMLGYVKQNIRQAPQRTQVAMNNFVMTVGVSFKPLHDEAVQIANEIGPIETKREGKKPGLLHAYAEIEKQVEKGRIGFKRKYVRC
- a CDS encoding gamma-type small acid-soluble spore protein gives rise to the protein MSKNKNNINNKNVEFGMETDVNQVKRQNQQAEAKKQQSSGLFANSGLQKQSSSLNAEFGMETNVNQVKRQNQQAEAKKQQSSGLFANSGLQKQSSSLNAEFGMETNVNQVKRQNQQAEAKKQQSSGLFANSGLQKKLSSMSAEFGMETDVNQVKQQNQQAEAKKQQASGQFGKNKFQNGNK
- the glnA gene encoding type I glutamate--ammonia ligase, encoding MGKYTKDDIKRLVEEQQVKFIRLQFTDILGTIKNVEIPVSQLDKALDNKMMFDGSSIEGFVRIEESDMYLYPDYDSFMIFPWTAEKGKVARLICDIYNPNGTPFAGDPRNNLKRVLKEMKELGFTDFNLGPEPEFFLFKLDAKGEPSLEVNDHGGYFDLAPTDLGENCRRDIVLELEEMGFEIEASHHEVAPGQHEIDFKYADAITACDNIQTFKLVVKTIARKHGLHATFMPKPLFGEAGSGMHFNVSLFKGKENAFYDESTELGLSETAMQFMAGVLDHVQGFTAITNPTVNSYKRLVPGYEAPCYVAWSAQNRSPLIRIPSSRGVSTRVEVRSVDPSANPYLAMAVILEAGLEGIRKKSTPPPAINRNIYVMSEEERKANGIDNLPAALDDALNLLAKDEVVQRALGNHIYANFKEAKEIEFDMYRSTVHQWERDQYMKMY
- a CDS encoding MerR family transcriptional regulator, with product MSSEIRRSMPLLSISIVMQLTDLTARQIRYYEEHDLIQPHRTEGNRRMFSLNDVDTLLEIKDMLEQGINMAGIKKVFALKNDPEAQKASKEISDSDLRKILREEMRQAQRMQKTSIRQGDLSRFYQ
- a CDS encoding methionine gamma-lyase family protein; amino-acid sequence: MAFQSILTAETLTLAAKVEEKVRTYHQEVDERAFYNQQKVLAAFRENQVSDFHLHPSTGYGYDDEGRDNLERVYAQTFGAEAAIVRPQIISGTHAITLSLFGVLRPGDELVYITGKPYDTLQSIVDGGEKDTGSLKDYKIGYSHVDLIENKEIDWEGVIQAVNENTKMIAIQRSKGYATRPSFTVEQIAEMVVKVRAIAPDAIIFVDNCYGEFVELLEPTEVGVDLMAGSLIKNPGGGFAKIGGYIAGRADLVEKCAYRMTSPGIGAEAGASLNTLADFYQGFFMAPHIVAQSLKGAIFTSAMLGEIGMTTSPHYTDVRTDLIQSVSFQTAEQMVAFCREIQAASPINAHFAPEPAYMPGYEDDVIMAAGTFVQGSSIELTADGPIRPPFTAFIQGGLTYEHVKYAICSAVQKLK
- a CDS encoding trimeric intracellular cation channel family protein, which translates into the protein MAWEVFSLIGTIAFAVSGAIVAMEEEYDLFGVYILGIVTAFGGGAIRNILIGLPVSTLWNQEFLFQIALLAITIFFLIPHHLIKHWNRWGNVTDAIGLSAFAIQGAMHAVHQDLPIVAVIVAAVLTGAGGGIVRDLLAGRRPIILRHEIYGVWAASAGFIIGLEIFAGDLFLYILFVIITFLRICSYTKGWSLPSKKIHYTR
- a CDS encoding rhodanese-like domain-containing protein, whose protein sequence is MKTMTTDELINLLDANEDLNVIDVREDFEVEHGMIPGAVHIPLGSIPERTNELDNSKSYIVVCKGGVRSANACEYLAEQGFDVTNLDGGMMAYDGELEFK
- the hfq gene encoding RNA chaperone Hfq, with product MKSINLQDTFLNNLRKNNVFVTVFLLNGFQLKGLIKSYDNFTVLLESEGKQQLIYKHAISTFVPSKNVALSEEE